The segment CGTGGCTGTCGTGGCCGAGCACGTAGGTCATCTTGGCCCGGGCGCAGTTGATCGTGCCGTCCTCCGGGTCGCTCGGGGTGAACGAGAACGGGACGGTGTCGCCGTAGGAGAACAACTGGCCGTCGCCGGGCGTCGCGATGCTGATCGACGGGGCGGTGTTGCCGACGCCGATCTGCACGCTGGCCGTGCCGGTCGCGCCCTGCGGGTCGGTGACGGTGAGCGTCACGTTGTAGGTGCCGTTCGACGCGTACGTCTTGGTGGGGTTGGTGGCAGTTGACGTGGTGCCGTCACCGAAGTTCCAGGAGTAGGTCAATGCCCCGCCCTCGGGATCGGAGGATCCCGCCGAGGAGAACGTGACGGTCAGCGGAGCCTGGCCGGTCGTCGGCGAGCCGGCGGCGACCGCGGTCGGCGCCCGGTTGCCGCCGCCCACGTAGTCGTAGCGGTAGAGCGCGGAGTTCTCGTCGCCGTTGAAGTAGCCGGTGCCGTAGTCCAGGACGTACAGCGAGCCGTCCGGGCCGAACGCCATGTCCATCACCTGCTTGCCGCCCCAGGCGAAGTCGGAGATCGCCCCGACCGAGCCGTCGGCGCCGACGTGGATCGGCTTGACCCAGCCGCGGCCGAGTTCCCCGGCGAAGAAGTGCCCGTCCAGCGACTGCGGGAACTTCGTGGTCGACGGATTGGCAGCGTTGTACCGGTAGACCGGGCCGGCCATCGGCGACTCCGAGCCGCCGCCGAACTCGGGCGGGCTGCCGGCGTCCCCGGCGTACCGGATCCAGGCCGGCCGGGCCGGCGGCAGCGTCGCCTGCCCGGTGTTGCGGAACGAGTTGTTGGTCGCCCCGCCGGAGCAGTTGTACTTCGGGCCGGTGGCGCCGGTGCTGAAGTTCCACTCGTTGTAGGTCTCGGTGGTGGTGTTCGTGCCGGTGCAGTACGGCCAGCCGTAGTTGCCCGGGCTGGTGATCCGGTTGAACTCGACCTGCCCGCTGGGACCGCGGCCGGCATCGGTCGAGCCGGCGTCCGGGCCGTAGTCGCCGAGGTAGACGACACCGGTGGCCTTGTCGACACTCATCCGGAACGGGTTGCGGAAACCCATCGCGTAGATCTCCGGGCGGGTGTTCGCGGTGCCCGGCGCGAACAGGTTGCCGCTCGGGATCGCGTAGCTGCCGTTCGCGTTCACCTTGATCCGCAGCAGTTTGCCGCGCAGGTCGTTGGTGTTGGCGGAGGTGCGCTGCGCGTCGTAGGCGGGGTTGCGGTTGGCCCGCTCGTCCAGCGGCGAATAGCCGGCCGAGTCGAACGGATTGCTGTCGTCGCCGGTGGACAGGTACAGGTTGCCGGCCGCGTCGAAGTCGATGTCGCCGCCGACGTGGCAGCAGATGCCGCGGGTGGCCGGCACGTCGAGCACGGTGACCGCGCTGGCGGTGTTCAGCGTGTAGTCGGCGTTGAGGGTGTAGCGGGCCAGTCGGTTGACGCCGTTCCAGGCGGAGAAGTCGGTCCCGGTGGCGGGGGCGTCGCCGGCGGGGGTGGACAGCGGCGGCGCGTAGTACAGGTAGATCTGCCGGTTGGTGGCGAAGCCCGGGTCGACGCCGACGCCCTGCAGGCCCTCTTCGTCGTGGGTGTAGACGGGCAGCGTACCGATCACGGTGGTGGCGCCGGCGGCGTCGGTGCGCCGCAGCGTGCCG is part of the Actinoplanes sp. NBC_00393 genome and harbors:
- a CDS encoding PQQ-dependent sugar dehydrogenase; translation: MPLKRGFAVLGSLLLVPSLILAAPRPALAHPVDPADFQQVTLAKGVAEVGEPMAIAVLPDRSVLHTARNGTLRRTDAAGATTVIGTLPVYTHDEEGLQGVGVDPGFATNRQIYLYYAPPLSTPAGDAPATGTDFSAWNGVNRLARYTLNADYTLNTASAVTVLDVPATRGICCHVGGDIDFDAAGNLYLSTGDDSNPFDSAGYSPLDERANRNPAYDAQRTSANTNDLRGKLLRIKVNANGSYAIPSGNLFAPGTANTRPEIYAMGFRNPFRMSVDKATGVVYLGDYGPDAGSTDAGRGPSGQVEFNRITSPGNYGWPYCTGTNTTTETYNEWNFSTGATGPKYNCSGGATNNSFRNTGQATLPPARPAWIRYAGDAGSPPEFGGGSESPMAGPVYRYNAANPSTTKFPQSLDGHFFAGELGRGWVKPIHVGADGSVGAISDFAWGGKQVMDMAFGPDGSLYVLDYGTGYFNGDENSALYRYDYVGGGNRAPTAVAAGSPTTGQAPLTVTFSSAGSSDPEGGALTYSWNFGDGTTSTATNPTKTYASNGTYNVTLTVTDPQGATGTASVQIGVGNTAPSISIATPGDGQLFSYGDTVPFSFTPSDPEDGTINCARAKMTYVLGHDSHGHQITSVNGCTGVITVPVDGEHDEAANIFAVFDAEYTDAAGLTTHKQHILQPRHRQAEHFKTSSGINTFTKTAAEGGRTVGDIHNGDWIAFHPYQLGNVTSFTARASSAGVGGTLQIRAGSPTGTVLGSATIPVTGSWDTFTTVSGTVTGAPAGTTTLYLTFAGAAGALYDLDAFTLNGATAGPVKGLAGKCLDVAGAATADGTKIQLYTCNGTAAQHWSRQGQTFRALGKCLDVAGGATANGTKAQLWTCNGTGAQNWAPQSDGTIRNPASGRCLDVSQNSSADGQQIHIWDCTAAANQKWVLP